Within Burkholderia latens, the genomic segment CGACGACCTCAGCAACCTCGTCGAAGGCATTCCGCTGCCCGTCGTGGTGCTCGACCGACAGTTGCGCTTGCGTCATTTTTCACCGCAAGCCCAAACGCTGTTCGCGTTGTCCGACGATAGCGTCGGACAACCGATGGCACAGCAAAACAGCCTGTTCTCCGCAGCCGATCTCGAACGCGTGGTGCAGTCCGCCGTCCAGGGATTGGCCGATGTGGAGCACGAGTACCAGGACAGCGAAGGCCGCTGGTGGCTGGTCAACGTGCGCGCGTACCGCACCGCAGATGATCGCATCGACGGCGCCGTGCTCGCGTTCCAGGACATCGACGCGCTCAAGCTCGCCCTCGGCACGGCAGAGGCCGCCCGTAGCGAGGCCGAGCGGGCCAATACGGCAAAAGACAACTTCCTCGCACTCGTTTCGCACGAACTGCGCTCGCCGCTGAACGTGATCTCGGGTTGGGCCGCGGTGCTGATGACGGCACGCGAACGCCGCATGCCGACGGACGAGGAATTGAGCCAGCGCGCGGTGACGACCATCCTGCGTCATTGCCAATTGCAGGCCGAATTGATCGACGACCTGCTGGATATCTCGCGCATCTCGTCGGGTCGATTTTCGCTCGACACCAAACCGCTCGACTTCGCCGCGGCCGTACGTACGGTCGTGGAAAGCAATCGGCCTGCCGCGGAAAAAAAGCGCATCACTCTGGTCAGCGCGGGTTTGCAAGGGCGGGCAATCGTCAGCGGCGACGCACGTCGCCTCCAGCAGGTTGCGTCCAATCTGCTCGGCAATGCACTCAAGTTCACGCCCGACGGCGGCCGCGTCGAGGTCGCGTTGACACAACTCGGCACGCTGGTCGAACTCTCGGTCACAGACAACGGCATCGGGGTGAAGGCCGAGTTGCTGCCACGCCTGTTTGATCGCTTCATGCAGTCCGACATCACGCGCACCCGGAATTACGGCGGCCTCGGCCTTGGCCTGTCAATCGTCAAGCATCTGGTCTCGGCACACGGCGGAACGGTGACTGCCAGCAGTGACGGCGAAGGCCGCGGCACGCGCTTGACGGTGCGTCTGCCACTGATGCACGAGACCGTCGTCGAATCGGACATCGTTGTGCCGGCGTCAAACAGTTCGGCGCGTATGGACGGCCTATCGATTCTGCTGGTCGACGACGACGTCCCAGCGCAGGAGGCATTGGCACAGTTGCTGCGCGGTCTGGGTGCACAAGTTCAGACGGCCAACGGTGCGCAAGAAGCGCTCGCCTGTCTGACGGCGGGTTCATTCGACATCCTCATCAGCGACCTGGCCATGCCTGGCGCAGACGGCCATGCACTGTTGCGCAGTGTTCGCGCATACGAAGGCGATCGACGGCGCATCTACGCACTCGCGCTGACGGGGCTCGCTTCGATACACGATCGAGACGCCGCGATCGAAGCGGGCTTTGACGATCATCTGCCGAAGCCGGTCAACCTTCAGCTGCTGATCGAGAAGCTGTCGCTCGGACGAGGCCGGTAAGGGAAGCGGGCAACGCTCGCGGCGACCGCCAGCGCCCCGCTGCGTCAGCCACGATTCGATGTGGTGCTCGGTTCTCCTGCCCGCTTCAATAATGCCAATGTGCTTCTGCGAAGGCATCTTTAAACCCGCTCGCGGAATGTTTTAGTCGGCCGATGCATCCGGCGCGCGCGGCGTCTCGCCGGCGCGTTGAATCCAGCCGCCGCCCAGTGCGCGATACAGGTCGACGAGGTTCGTCCAGCGTACGAGCCGTGCGCTGATCAGCGTCTGCTGCGCCGAGTAGAGATCGGTCTGCGCGGTCAGCACCGACAGATAGCTGTCGACGCCGTTCTTGTAGCGCAGGTCCGACAAGTCGAAGCGGCGCTGCTGCGCGTGCTCGTTGCGCTCGAGCGCCGCGATCTGCTGGTCGTACGTGCCGCGTGCCGCCAGCCCGTCAGACACTTCGCGGAACGCCGACTGGATCGCCTTCTCGTAGTTCGCGATCTCGATGCGCTTTTGCACGTTCGCGAGATTCAGGTTCGCGATGTTCTGCCCGCCTTCGAAGATCGGCATCGTGATCTGCGGCGCGAACGACCACGCCGCCGTGCCGGCCTTGAACAACCCGCCAAGCGTCGGGCTTGCAGTGCCGAACGCGCCCGTCAGCGAGATGCGCGGGAAGAACGCCGCGCGCGCCGCGCCGATGTTCGCGTTCGCGGCGAGCAGCGTCTGCTCGGCCTGCATCACGTCGGGGCGACGCGTGAGCAGATCCGACGGCAGGCCCGCCGGCACGTCCGTGAGCAGGTTCTGCGCGTCGAGCGGCATGCCCGCCGGCAGATCGTCCGGCAGCGGCTCGCCAATCAGCAGCACCAGCGCGTTCAGCGCCTGCGCACGCGCACGCGCCTGCGCCTGCTGGTTCGCGAGCGCCGTTTCGACGACCGTCTGCGCCTGACGCAGGTCGAGCTCGGAGCCCGTACCGTTGTCGAACTGCAGCTTCGTCAGGTCGTACGACGCCTGCGCGGTCTTCAGCGTGTTTTCCGTGACCTTCAGCAGATCCTCGGTCGACAGCAGCGTCAGATATTGGTCCGCGACCTGCGACACGAGCGAGATCTCGGTCGCCTGACGCGCGTACGACGTTGCCAGATACTGTGCGAGCGCCTGGTCCTTCAGGCTCTGCACGCGGCCGAACAGGTCGAGCTCCCACGACGCGGACAGCCCGACGTTGTAGGTGCGCGAGATGTACGGCGCGCCGGTCTGCGACACGCCGCGCGGCACGCGCTGGATGTTGCCGGTGCCCGTACCGTCGAGCGTCGGGAACAGGCCCGCGCGCGTGATCTGGTACTGCGCGCGCGACGCCTCGATGTTCAGCACCGCGACGCGCAGGTCGCGGTTGTTCTTCAGCGCGATCTCGATCAGCCGCTGCAGGCGCGGATCGACGAAGAATTCGCGCCAGCCGATGGCGGTCGCCGCCTGGCCGTTCGCGCTGCGCGCGCCGGCAGCGCCGGGCTGCGTCGCATAGACGCCGCCGGACGGGTATGCCTGCGCGACGGGCGCGTCGGGCCGCGTGTAATGCGGCGCCAGCGTGCAGCCCGCGGCGAACAGCGCGAGCGCCGCAGCGGCCATCATCCGAATTCCACTCATGTTGCCCTCGTTGCGTCCCGTCGCGGCACGCGTTTCAGATTGCACTTTCATACGGTCTCCAGCACGCGGGCGCGCTCGCTGTTCGCCGCCTCGCGATGGCGCTTCGCAATCAGCGTGTACACGGTCGGCAACACGAACAGCGTGAACAGCGTACCGACCAGCATGCCGGTCGACACCGTGATCCCGATCGCGAAGCGGCTGGCCGCGCCCGCGCCGCGCGCGAAAATCAGCGGCACGAGCCCGGCGACCATCGCGGCCGTCGTCATCAGGATCGGCCGCAGCCGCACCGTGGCCGCGTGCTCGATCGCCGCGCGCCGGTCGAGATGCTGCGTGCGTTGCAGCTCGTTCGCAAAGCTCACCATCAGGATCCCATGCTTGGAAATCAGGCCGATCAGCGTCACGAGCCCGATCTGCGTATAGATGTTCAGCGTCGCGAAGCCGAGGTACAGAGGCACCAACGCGCCACACACCGACAGCGGCACCGACACGAGAATCACGAGCGGATCCCGCAGGCTCTCGAACTGCGCGGCGAGCACCAGAAAGATCACGACGAGCGCGAACACGAACGTGACCGTCAGCCGATTGCCTTCCTGCACGTATTGCCGCGATTCGCCGAGCCAGTCGATCTCGTAGCCGGCCGGCAGCGGCTGTTTCTGCAGAAACTCGACCGCTTGCCCCATCGTCACGCCCGGTGCGGCCACCGCCGACAGGGTCGCGGAGTTCAACTGGTTGAACTGCGTGAGCGCGTTCGCCTGGCTGCCGTTCGACACGCGCACGACGGTCGACAGCGCGACCATCTTGCCGCCGCGCGTCTTTACGTAGTAGCGGTTCAGCATGTCCGACGACAGGCGCTCCGCACGCGCGACCTGCGGAATCACGTCGTACGAGCGGCCGTTGTGATCGAAGCGGTTCACGTAGTTCTCGCCCACGAGCACAGCGAGCGTGTCGGCGATGTCCTTCATCGTCACGCCGAGCGCATTCGCCTGGTTACGGTCGATCGTTACGCCGACCGAGCGGCTGTCGAAGGTCAGATCGCTGTCGACCACCGAGAACAGTCCGCTCTTCGACGCGGCAGCCTTCAGTTTGTCCATCGTCGCGAAGATGCTGTTGAAATCGGCGGGCGCGCGCAGCACCATCTGGATCGGCAGGCCGCCGCTCGACGCGGGCAGCGACGGCAGCAGGAACGTGAACACCTGGTCGCCGGCGATCGCGTTGGCGCCCGCCTGCACTCGCGCCTGCAGGTCGGCCGCACTGCGCGTGCGCTTCGACCAGTCGACGAGGTTCACGCCGGCGAAGCCGAGGTTCGCCCCGCCGACGCCGTTCAACACGAAGCTAGTATCCGCTTCCGGCAGCGAGCGGAACACCTTCTCGATCTGCGGCGCGTAGCGTTCGAGGTAGTCCAGATTCGCGTACTGCGGCGCCTTCACCTGCAGCATGATCGAGCCCTGGTCCTCCTGCGGCGCCAGTTCGCGCTTCACGCCGCTGAACAGCAGGCCGATGCCCAGCAGTACGCCCGCTCCGAACACCAGCACCGCCGGCCGCGCGCCGAGGCTCGCGTGCAGCAGGCGCCGGTATCCGTGCGTGACGCGCGAGAGCGTGTGTTCGATCGCCCGCGCTACCCGGCCCTCCGACATCCGGCTGTCGAGCAGCAGCGAGCTCAGCATTGGCGACAGCGTCAACGCGATGACCGCCGACACGCACACCGCCCCTGCGAGCGTAAAAGCGAACTCGCGGAACAGCGAGCCGGTCAGCCCGCCCATCAGCCCGATCGGCGCATACACCGCAACGAGCGTGATCGTCATCACGATCACCGGCGACGCGATCTCGCGCGCGCCGAGCAGCGCCGCACGCGCGGGCGGCTCGCCGGATTCGATGTGCCGGTGAATGTTCTCGACGACGACGATCGCGTCGTCCACGACGAGCCCGATCGCCAGCACCATCGCGAGCAACGTGAGCAGGTTCAGCGAAAAGCCCGCGGCCAACATCAGCGCGGCGGAGCCGACGAGTGCGAGCGGAATCGTCACGACCGGAATCACGACCGCACGGAACGAGCCGAGGAACAGGAAGATGACGACCACGACGATCGCGATCGCCTCGACGATCGTCTCGCGCACCTCGTCGATCGACGCGTTGACGAAGCGCGCGACGTCGAACACGTCGCCGATCCTGATGCTGGCCGGCTTGCTGCGCTCCATCGTCGGCAGCAACGCCTGTACGCCGCGCACGATGTCGAGCGGGTTGCCCGACGGCGTCGCGTTGATCGCGATGTTGACCGCGCGGTGCCCGTTCATCAGCGCGCTCGCGTTGTATTGCTGGCCGCCCAGCTCGATCGTCGCGACGTCGCGCAAGCGCACGAAACTGCCGTTCGCCTCCGATTTCACGACGAGGTTGCCGAACGCGCCGACATCGGTCAGGTCGGTGTTCGCGGAAATGTCGGCAACGGTCAGCGCGCCCTTCAACTGGCCCGGCGCAGCCTGCACATTGTTCGCCTTCAGCGCGGCCGCGACATCGCCGGCCGACAGCCCGTGCGCGGCGAGCCGCGACGCGTCGAGCCAGACGCGCATCGCGAGATTCTGCCCGCCGACGATTTCAGCGGACGCGACGCCGGGCACCGTGGTGACCAGCGGCTGCGCCACGCGCACCACGTAATCGGTGATCTCGGGGATCGACAACGTATCGCTCGAGAAGCCCAGATACATCACGGCCGTGGGCGCGTCGGTCAGCTTGGTGATCACGGAGTCGTACGCGCCTTCGGGCATCTTGTACTTGACCTCCTGCACCTTCGCCATGATT encodes:
- a CDS encoding efflux transporter outer membrane subunit, whose protein sequence is MSGIRMMAAAALALFAAGCTLAPHYTRPDAPVAQAYPSGGVYATQPGAAGARSANGQAATAIGWREFFVDPRLQRLIEIALKNNRDLRVAVLNIEASRAQYQITRAGLFPTLDGTGTGNIQRVPRGVSQTGAPYISRTYNVGLSASWELDLFGRVQSLKDQALAQYLATSYARQATEISLVSQVADQYLTLLSTEDLLKVTENTLKTAQASYDLTKLQFDNGTGSELDLRQAQTVVETALANQQAQARARAQALNALVLLIGEPLPDDLPAGMPLDAQNLLTDVPAGLPSDLLTRRPDVMQAEQTLLAANANIGAARAAFFPRISLTGAFGTASPTLGGLFKAGTAAWSFAPQITMPIFEGGQNIANLNLANVQKRIEIANYEKAIQSAFREVSDGLAARGTYDQQIAALERNEHAQQRRFDLSDLRYKNGVDSYLSVLTAQTDLYSAQQTLISARLVRWTNLVDLYRALGGGWIQRAGETPRAPDASAD
- a CDS encoding efflux RND transporter permease subunit, with amino-acid sequence MSQTTQGARFTDIFVRRPVLSIVCSLLILLVGLRSLGALPVRQYPMLESATISVETAYPGASQALMQGFVTTPIAQSIATADGIEYLTSTSTQGKSVVKARLRLNANADRAMTEIMAKVQEVKYKMPEGAYDSVITKLTDAPTAVMYLGFSSDTLSIPEITDYVVRVAQPLVTTVPGVASAEIVGGQNLAMRVWLDASRLAAHGLSAGDVAAALKANNVQAAPGQLKGALTVADISANTDLTDVGAFGNLVVKSEANGSFVRLRDVATIELGGQQYNASALMNGHRAVNIAINATPSGNPLDIVRGVQALLPTMERSKPASIRIGDVFDVARFVNASIDEVRETIVEAIAIVVVVIFLFLGSFRAVVIPVVTIPLALVGSAALMLAAGFSLNLLTLLAMVLAIGLVVDDAIVVVENIHRHIESGEPPARAALLGAREIASPVIVMTITLVAVYAPIGLMGGLTGSLFREFAFTLAGAVCVSAVIALTLSPMLSSLLLDSRMSEGRVARAIEHTLSRVTHGYRRLLHASLGARPAVLVFGAGVLLGIGLLFSGVKRELAPQEDQGSIMLQVKAPQYANLDYLERYAPQIEKVFRSLPEADTSFVLNGVGGANLGFAGVNLVDWSKRTRSAADLQARVQAGANAIAGDQVFTFLLPSLPASSGGLPIQMVLRAPADFNSIFATMDKLKAAASKSGLFSVVDSDLTFDSRSVGVTIDRNQANALGVTMKDIADTLAVLVGENYVNRFDHNGRSYDVIPQVARAERLSSDMLNRYYVKTRGGKMVALSTVVRVSNGSQANALTQFNQLNSATLSAVAAPGVTMGQAVEFLQKQPLPAGYEIDWLGESRQYVQEGNRLTVTFVFALVVIFLVLAAQFESLRDPLVILVSVPLSVCGALVPLYLGFATLNIYTQIGLVTLIGLISKHGILMVSFANELQRTQHLDRRAAIEHAATVRLRPILMTTAAMVAGLVPLIFARGAGAASRFAIGITVSTGMLVGTLFTLFVLPTVYTLIAKRHREAANSERARVLETV